CCTCCACCGGGCGGTGATTGGTCCGGGCGTCGGGGCCTCATCTGAAGCCTCCGCTCATCAGGCACATCGGTTGCTGTTACTTCCTGCCGCGCAGTCACTCTGTACCATCAACCTACGCTCAGGGCGCGGGCGGAGCATCTCCCCGGCCAGAAAGCATGCACGATGTGGTCCACCTCAACCGCAACGCAGACCGTCGAGATCGATGCCGCGCCGACCGACGAGCAGGTGGTCGCGCGCGTCCTGGCCGGCGAGACGGCTCTGTTCGAACTCCTGATGAGGCGCTACAACCAGCGCTTGTACCGCGTCGCCCGGGGCATCGTCCGCAGCCCGGACGAGGCCGAGGACGTCGTGCAGGAGGCGTATGTCAACGCCTACGCGCACCTGGATCAATTCGCCAACCGTGCGAAGTTCTCGACGTGGCTGACGAAGATCGCGGTGTACGAAGCCCTCGCTCGCGCGCGGCGGCAGCGCCGCTTCGTTGACGCGGACACGAATGACGGGGATCCGATGACGACCCTCGATTCGAAGGAGCCCGATCCCGAGAAGCAGGCGCTGACCTCCGAGTTGCGCCTCCTGCTCGAGCAGGCGATCGACACCCTTCCTCCGCCGTACCGGTCGGTGTTCATCCTGCGCGAGGTGCAGGAGATGAGCACCGCCGAAACCGCGGCCTGCCTCGACGTGACCGAGGACGCGGTGAAGATGCGCCTGCACCGGGCACGCTCGGTGCTGCGCGACGACTTGTATCGCAGGGCCGGGACCCTGCTGCCCCAGGCCCTGCCGTTTCTTGGTCCGCGCTGCGACCGGATGGTGCAGGTGGTCCTTGCGCGTATCGAGGCCGTCGCGCCGGCTTGGCGCACGCGGTAGTCGCCCCGCGCCGGGGCCACCCCGATCAGAGCGACTTCAGGTACTCGACCAGATCGCGCTTCTGCTGGTCGGTGAGGGCCAGGTGGAAGAACGAATCGTAGTGCGCGACGACGTCCGCGAGCCTCGCGAACCGGCCATCGTGATAGAAACCGCCCTTCACCCGTGTGAACAGCCCGCCAAGGGGCGTCGTCCGATAGCGCCCGTCAGGCGAGCGATCGGCCTGGAACGAATCGATCCCGATTTCGTCGGGCGTGTGGGTATTCCAGCCCGGCTCGGTGAACAGCGGCGGGACGTGGCAGGTTGAACACCGCGCCGGACCGTCGAAGACCTGCTGGCCGCGCTCCGCGGCAGCGTGGTCGAACGAGCCGGCCGGGGGCCGCGGCGCGGGCAGCGAGAGTTGGTAGGCGTGGAGCGCCGGCAGTTTCGACGTCACGAGGTCAGGGTCGCTGCGCACGTCGGCAAACCCGGCTCGCGCCGCAACGGGGAACCGCGCCGCGTCGTTGAGGCGCGCGTCGGCGAACGTCCCCTGCCCGTGCATTTCGAGCGTTGCGACAAACGCGTTCCAGTACGGAACGCTGCCCCAGCCGGTGTACGTGTGCAGGTTCACGCCCGCCAGGCCAAAGGCCGCGGGGATCACGGTCGCTGCCGACCGCCCGTCCGGCCGAAACGCCTTGCCGTCCATGAACAACTCGGCATCGTACCTGCCCGGGCCCCAGCTGTTCAGCACGGCTCTCACCGTTGCCGCGTTCACGCCGAGCAGGTTGGTGACGGCCGAGAGATCCGGAGACAGGGCCACGATCGCGCCCACGTTCAGGTCGCGGTTCGGCCAGCCGTCGAGGCGATGGCCAATTCCCGCTGCGAAGCTGTTGTCCACGGTTGAGTGGCACAGCGAGCATTGGATCCCCATCGATTTCAGTGACCCGTCGGGGTTCATGAACCCTGTGACGCCGACCACGGCATTGAGCTTCAGCAGCAGCAGCGTCACCGCGGGATCGTTGAGATTGACCTGACCCGCCCGCAGCGCCGCAACGACTGCCGGCGGCAGGGCGTCCACATCGACTTTCAGGCCGACAGCGAGCGCCGTCGCCGGGCTCACGCCGGGTCCAACG
This DNA window, taken from Vicinamibacterales bacterium, encodes the following:
- a CDS encoding RNA polymerase sigma factor, with amino-acid sequence MWSTSTATQTVEIDAAPTDEQVVARVLAGETALFELLMRRYNQRLYRVARGIVRSPDEAEDVVQEAYVNAYAHLDQFANRAKFSTWLTKIAVYEALARARRQRRFVDADTNDGDPMTTLDSKEPDPEKQALTSELRLLLEQAIDTLPPPYRSVFILREVQEMSTAETAACLDVTEDAVKMRLHRARSVLRDDLYRRAGTLLPQALPFLGPRCDRMVQVVLARIEAVAPAWRTR